The region CAGCAGGCAGGCCGGATCTCCGAAGAGGAGATGGTGAGGGCGTTCAACCTTGGGATCGGCATGGTGGTGGTGACCGCGGCCCAGGATGCCGCGCGAACGGTGCGGCACTTCGAGGCCGCCGGTATTCCGGCTCTGCAGATCGGCGAGATCATCGAGGGCCCCAGGGGCGTGGATCCGGCATGACGCGTCTGGCAGTACTGGCCTCGGGCAGCGGCACCACGCTGCAGGCGCTGCTGGATGCGTTTCCCGGCGGAGGGGTATCCGCCGGCGCCGAGGGCGACCCGGCTCGGCCCGGCGCCACGGTCGCGGTTGTCGTTGTGAACACCCCGGGCGCACAGTCCCTAGATCGTGGGCATCGAGCCGGCATTCCTACCGTGCTTGTAGATCACCGCGGGAGGAGCCGGGAATCTTTCGAGACCGAACTTGCCGGCGTCATCCGCGAGCACGGGGCCGACCTGATCTGCCTGGCAGGATTCCTGCGCATCCTGTCCCCGGCGTTCATCGCACACCACGCCGGGCGCATACTGAACGTGCATCCGGCGCTTCTGCCGGCTTTCGGCGGGAAGGGGATGCACGGCGAGAGGGTGCACAAGGAAGTGCTCGCGGCGCGCGCAGCGGCAAGCGGGTGCACCATACATCTCGTGGACGAGGTTCCGGACGGAGGGCCGATCTTGGCACAGATCGCGGTACCGGTGCTCGATGGAGACACGCCTGCCACGCTGGCGGCGCGCGTGCAGGCCGAGGAGCGCGCGCTCTACCCACAGGTCATACGGTGGTTGGCGGACGGGCGCATTCGGGTAGAGGGGAGCAGGGCGCTGCTGACATGATGCCGATACGCCGCGCGGTGCTCAGTGTTGCGGACAAGGCCGGTCTGATTCCATTGGCGCAGGCGCTGCACTCGACCGGGGCGGAACTGGTCTCCACCGGCGGAACTGCGGCGGCGCTCCGCGCGGCCGGGCTGCCGGTCCTGCCGCTGGAGGAGGTGACCGGGTTTCCCGAGATGCTGGGAGGCCGCGTCAAGACGCTGCACCCGGCGGTCCACGCCGGGCTGCTGGCCCGCGGTGTACCCGAGGATCTGGCTGAACTTGGGCGGTATGGGATCTCCCCGATTGACCTGGTGGCAGTAACCCTCTATCCATTCGAGGAGGCAGCCGCGCGGGGAGTCGCCATGCCCGAGGCGGTCGAAGAGGTGGACATCGGCGGCGTGACCCTGCTGCGCGCCGCGGCCAAGAACTGGGCGCGCGTTACCGTCCTGAGCGATCCATCGCAGTACGCTGAGGTGATCGCCGCGATTGAGGCCGGTACGGGTGTGCCCGAGGCGCTGCGGCTGCGACTGGCCGCCGACGCCTTCGCGCGCGTGGCGGCGTATGATGCCGCGATCGCAGAGTACTTCCAGCGCGCCGCGGGCCAGATGCCGTTTCCCGCGCGCCTGACCCTCACGTTCTGCAAGCGGGCAGACCTGCGTTACGGCGAGAACCCCCACCAGCACGCCGCCCTCTACGCCGCCGCAGCGGCGCCGTCGAGTGAGACGGAGCAGGGCGCCGGCATCGGGGCGGTGGCCGGGGGCGAGGTGATCTCGGCCGAAGTGCTCGGCGGCCGGGCGCTTTCATACAACAACATCGCGGACCTGGAGGCCGCGTGGGCGCTTGTGCGCGATCTGCCGTCTCCTGGTGCGGCGATAATCAAGCACGCGAACCCGTGCGGAGCGTCGGTGGCGCCGACGGTGCTCGACGCCTTCCTGCGCGCCCGCGACGGCGACCCGGTGTCCGCGTTCGGTGGGATCCTGGCCGTCAACGCCCCGGTGAACCTGGA is a window of bacterium DNA encoding:
- the purN gene encoding phosphoribosylglycinamide formyltransferase, encoding MTRLAVLASGSGTTLQALLDAFPGGGVSAGAEGDPARPGATVAVVVVNTPGAQSLDRGHRAGIPTVLVDHRGRSRESFETELAGVIREHGADLICLAGFLRILSPAFIAHHAGRILNVHPALLPAFGGKGMHGERVHKEVLAARAAASGCTIHLVDEVPDGGPILAQIAVPVLDGDTPATLAARVQAEERALYPQVIRWLADGRIRVEGSRALLT
- the purH gene encoding bifunctional phosphoribosylaminoimidazolecarboxamide formyltransferase/IMP cyclohydrolase, whose amino-acid sequence is MMPIRRAVLSVADKAGLIPLAQALHSTGAELVSTGGTAAALRAAGLPVLPLEEVTGFPEMLGGRVKTLHPAVHAGLLARGVPEDLAELGRYGISPIDLVAVTLYPFEEAAARGVAMPEAVEEVDIGGVTLLRAAAKNWARVTVLSDPSQYAEVIAAIEAGTGVPEALRLRLAADAFARVAAYDAAIAEYFQRAAGQMPFPARLTLTFCKRADLRYGENPHQHAALYAAAAAPSSETEQGAGIGAVAGGEVISAEVLGGRALSYNNIADLEAAWALVRDLPSPGAAIIKHANPCGASVAPTVLDAFLRARDGDPVSAFGGILAVNAPVNLEAAEAMAQLFLEAIVAPSFEPGAAELLLAKKHLRLLATGNRGASGQAGLAFRSIRGGMLIQSEDALGLDEAAWTVVTSRAPSAAEWDDLRFAWAVCAHVKSNAIVFARNKQVVGVGTGQMSRVDSVRLAAVKAGERARGAVAASDAFFPFADGVEAIAEAGVTAVIQPGGSARDAEIIAAANRLGLAMVLTGERHFRH